In a single window of the Paenibacillus sp. MMS20-IR301 genome:
- a CDS encoding cobalt-precorrin-5B (C(1))-methyltransferase: MSEGRADNRAGRDRRDAGVNDKADPPEKEEIERSCTRRAVEAVARAGAETEANAVKARAVAEAKAEAEAEVKAPLHVPEHSTAPAAALRRGYTTGACAAAAAKGAALLLITGERFAAVEIDLPAGFRHTFELTDWWSEGEDSAACATVKDAGDDPDATHQARIEAAVSWLDHPGVEIDGGRGVGRVTKPGLPVPVGAAAINPVPRRMILEAVSGVLEEHGAARGLRVVISVPEGERIAQRTLNPRLGIIGGISILGTKGVVTPFDTEAYKASVVQAISVAAATGNGQIVLTTGGSSEKYALGMFAELPEEAFIQMGEYVGFSLGHAKAYGIRKVTFVGMAGKFSKVAQGAMLIHSRNAPVDFGFLAAVAADAGADNQQVREIAAANTASQVVDMMTEAGNSVFFEQLCRLACEQSLKAINGGMTVRMVLITMKGRVLGRAEVCG; this comes from the coding sequence ATGAGTGAGGGAAGAGCGGATAACCGGGCAGGCCGGGACCGGAGAGACGCAGGAGTGAATGATAAGGCGGACCCGCCTGAAAAGGAAGAGATAGAGCGTTCCTGTACCCGTAGAGCGGTTGAAGCAGTGGCGCGAGCCGGCGCCGAGACAGAAGCAAATGCGGTAAAGGCAAGAGCGGTGGCGGAAGCAAAGGCGGAGGCTGAAGCTGAAGTGAAAGCGCCACTCCATGTACCGGAGCATTCCACCGCCCCTGCCGCCGCCCTGCGCAGAGGGTATACGACCGGAGCCTGTGCTGCTGCTGCGGCGAAGGGGGCGGCACTGCTGCTGATTACAGGGGAGCGCTTTGCAGCTGTAGAGATTGATCTCCCGGCAGGATTCAGGCATACGTTTGAGCTTACCGACTGGTGGAGCGAGGGAGAGGACTCCGCAGCCTGTGCCACAGTCAAGGATGCCGGGGATGATCCCGATGCGACTCATCAGGCCCGGATCGAGGCGGCAGTAAGCTGGCTGGACCATCCGGGTGTGGAGATCGACGGGGGACGCGGAGTCGGCCGGGTTACGAAGCCGGGCCTGCCGGTGCCGGTCGGTGCCGCAGCTATCAATCCGGTGCCCCGGCGGATGATTCTTGAAGCGGTGTCCGGTGTGCTGGAGGAGCATGGCGCAGCGCGGGGGCTGCGGGTGGTCATCAGCGTGCCGGAAGGCGAACGCATCGCCCAGAGGACGCTTAATCCCCGGCTTGGAATCATCGGCGGAATTTCTATTCTCGGCACGAAGGGCGTAGTTACGCCGTTTGATACAGAGGCTTATAAAGCCAGTGTGGTCCAGGCGATATCGGTTGCAGCGGCAACGGGGAACGGGCAGATTGTTCTGACTACAGGCGGCAGCAGTGAGAAATATGCGCTGGGGATGTTCGCAGAGCTTCCGGAGGAAGCTTTTATCCAGATGGGGGAGTATGTGGGCTTCTCGCTAGGGCATGCCAAGGCGTATGGCATCCGTAAAGTTACCTTCGTCGGCATGGCCGGGAAATTCTCCAAAGTCGCACAGGGAGCTATGCTGATTCACTCCAGGAATGCTCCGGTTGACTTCGGGTTTCTGGCAGCGGTGGCGGCGGATGCAGGTGCAGATAATCAGCAGGTACGGGAGATTGCAGCCGCGAATACAGCTTCGCAGGTAGTGGATATGATGACTGAGGCGGGAAATTCCGTGTTCTTTGAGCAGCTGTGCCGGCTTGCCTGCGAGCAGAGTCTCAAAGCTATAAACGGAGGCATGACTGTAAGGATGGTATTAATCACAATGAAGGGCCGGGTGCTGGGAAGGGCGGAGGTATGTGGGTAA
- a CDS encoding precorrin-8X methylmutase → MDFGTEFKPLTVQPQEIEGLSFQMITEELGDHSFSILEYPIVQRIIHASADFELGRSIVFHPRAVEAGISAILQGMPVIADVRMVEAGIAKERLQRYGGEVRVHISDPDVVEEAKALGTTRAILATRKACAEAPGGIYVIGNAPTALLELIRLIKEGAARPGLVIGMPVGFVSAAESKDELRKLDIPYITNIGRKGGSTTVVAAVNALSLLAVRRAAESRDRD, encoded by the coding sequence GTGGATTTTGGAACGGAATTTAAGCCGCTGACAGTGCAGCCGCAGGAGATAGAGGGACTTAGTTTTCAGATGATTACGGAGGAGCTGGGTGATCACTCTTTCAGTATCCTGGAGTATCCGATTGTACAGCGGATCATCCATGCCTCTGCTGATTTCGAGCTGGGCCGCAGTATTGTTTTTCATCCCCGGGCGGTTGAGGCGGGGATCAGCGCTATTTTGCAGGGGATGCCGGTTATTGCCGATGTGCGGATGGTCGAGGCGGGGATTGCCAAGGAGCGGCTTCAGCGGTACGGCGGGGAGGTCAGAGTGCATATCTCCGATCCTGATGTGGTGGAAGAAGCCAAGGCGCTGGGAACGACCCGGGCGATTCTCGCTACCCGCAAAGCCTGTGCGGAGGCTCCGGGCGGAATTTATGTGATCGGCAATGCACCGACAGCACTGCTGGAACTCATTCGCCTGATCAAAGAAGGCGCAGCCCGGCCGGGGCTCGTCATCGGCATGCCGGTCGGCTTCGTCTCGGCGGCGGAATCCAAGGATGAGCTGCGCAAGCTGGATATCCCCTATATCACCAACATCGGCCGCAAAGGCGGAAGCACAACCGTAGTCGCTGCAGTGAACGCCTTGAGTCTGCTGGCCGTACGCCGGGCTGCGGAGAGCCGGGACCGGGATTAG
- the cobK gene encoding precorrin-6A reductase, translated as MILMLCGTSDARELALHLSRQGLPVQASVVTPSAAERLEAAGISARTGRLDMQAMISLLQEGGYRAVVDGSHPFALEAHANAIGAAAALGLPYFRYERQSLIYDSHPRLILADSYEAAARRAKELKGPVMLTTGGKTLEIFAEALLGDPDIRLTVRLLPCVENMEKCLALGIEQRNIIALQGPFSREMNEALYRQYDTKVMITKESGAEGSVDEKLQAALDMGLYVIMIVRPGMSFGDDGTVFDSFDELTAAVQAALRNSR; from the coding sequence ATGATCCTGATGCTGTGCGGGACCAGCGATGCCCGGGAGCTGGCGCTGCATCTGTCCCGGCAAGGCCTGCCGGTGCAGGCCTCTGTCGTAACGCCGAGTGCGGCTGAACGTCTGGAAGCCGCCGGAATCAGTGCCCGGACCGGCAGACTGGATATGCAGGCGATGATCTCGCTGCTGCAGGAGGGAGGCTACCGGGCGGTGGTGGACGGCAGCCATCCTTTTGCACTGGAGGCGCATGCCAATGCGATAGGTGCGGCCGCAGCGCTGGGCCTCCCCTATTTTCGCTACGAACGGCAAAGCCTGATTTATGACAGCCATCCCCGGCTGATCCTGGCGGATTCCTATGAGGCGGCTGCGCGCAGGGCCAAGGAGCTGAAAGGCCCGGTTATGCTGACAACCGGCGGCAAAACACTGGAGATTTTCGCAGAGGCGCTGCTTGGTGATCCGGATATCCGGCTGACAGTCAGGCTGCTGCCCTGTGTGGAGAATATGGAGAAATGTCTGGCCCTCGGTATTGAGCAGCGTAATATTATTGCGCTTCAGGGCCCTTTTAGCAGAGAGATGAATGAGGCGCTCTACCGGCAGTATGACACCAAAGTGATGATCACCAAGGAGAGCGGAGCGGAAGGCTCGGTGGATGAGAAGCTGCAGGCTGCGCTGGATATGGGGCTTTATGTCATTATGATTGTGCGGCCGGGGATGTCCTTTGGGGATGACGGGACGGTGTTTGATTCTTTTGACGAGCTCACGGCTGCTGTACAGGCTGCGCTAAGGAACTCCCGGTAA
- the cobJ gene encoding precorrin-3B C(17)-methyltransferase, which produces MKKQGKLLVIGFGPGALEHITGRALAALDESEAVIGYNTYVDLIKPLLRHQEIVGTGMTEEVSRAQEAVRRAEAGQIIAVISSGDAGVYGMAGLVYEVLIERGWNPADGVTVEVIPGISAIQSCSSLLGAPVMHDSCTISLSDHLTPWESIAARIEAAGAADFVIAFYNPRSGKRTRQIEEARRILLRYRDPATPVGIVKSAYRSRQHTVVTTLQDMLEHDIGMLSTVVVGNSATMAYEGLMVTPRGYERKYNLSAQTQALKPHERLRTAAEPWSLAAAEAERAAGGEPGGADAGVAGYELEVGPAIGSRSFSGGQLKQLAGLAGSEGRLVYGRDGHLLLRTRTGVLLEAAAELEEAGLHISLPGDYVKVKTCGFCDMRRSDALSAAVRLHRSLHGHPVPRELQISVAGCGMICSSAVLEDIGLVYSRGSYELYLGGKRSGRGAHAGTLVREGMNEDEAIAAVTAAVEQYSAQGREQERFHAFFARMNRIEENTKNNDSTEGARIMRTVLLVGHGSRVQEGNEELLQFTSLLAARKPELKFETCFIELASPSIAGGIAKCVEGDATEIYVVPIILFAAGHSKLDIPMAIDEAKLRYPGVRFIYGRPLGVQERAVDIVLDRIREAERLIPLPEHNNEAELVERAIQAESGMPEAPSPAVEDKDTIVLLMGRGGSDPDANSDFFKLTRLLWERTSYKSVEACFIAITNPLLPEGLERCLKLGARKIIVVPYLLFTGVLMKQFSEITAQFAADHPEIEVAAGRQLGAHPLLIDMLAERVEETLEGQSFSNCDNCKYRDEAALHHHHHHHHHHHGEEEHGHGHHGHGHHEHGHHGHGHHGTGGSAGQAVRETGDAETAAPEQAIAQRQPR; this is translated from the coding sequence ATGAAGAAACAAGGGAAACTGCTGGTTATCGGCTTCGGTCCCGGAGCGCTGGAGCATATTACCGGCCGGGCCCTGGCTGCCCTGGATGAGAGTGAAGCCGTTATCGGCTACAACACTTATGTTGATCTGATTAAGCCGCTGCTAAGGCATCAGGAGATTGTGGGTACGGGGATGACGGAAGAAGTCAGCCGTGCCCAGGAGGCAGTCCGCCGGGCAGAAGCCGGGCAGATTATCGCCGTCATCTCAAGCGGTGACGCCGGAGTATACGGGATGGCCGGTCTGGTCTATGAGGTGCTGATTGAACGCGGCTGGAATCCGGCTGACGGTGTTACAGTTGAGGTGATTCCAGGGATATCGGCAATCCAGTCCTGCTCCTCGCTGCTGGGAGCACCGGTTATGCATGACTCGTGCACGATCAGCCTGAGCGATCATCTTACACCGTGGGAGAGTATAGCCGCGCGTATAGAGGCGGCAGGGGCGGCGGATTTCGTCATTGCCTTCTATAATCCGCGCAGCGGCAAGCGGACGCGGCAGATTGAAGAGGCGCGCCGGATTCTGCTGCGTTACCGGGACCCTGCCACACCGGTCGGCATTGTCAAGAGCGCCTACCGCAGCCGGCAGCATACCGTAGTAACGACGCTGCAGGACATGCTGGAGCATGACATCGGCATGCTCTCTACCGTGGTCGTCGGCAATTCAGCGACGATGGCCTATGAGGGGCTGATGGTTACGCCGCGCGGATATGAGCGCAAGTATAATCTCAGCGCGCAGACACAGGCGCTGAAGCCGCATGAACGGCTGCGCACGGCGGCCGAGCCGTGGTCGCTCGCTGCGGCGGAAGCGGAGCGGGCAGCGGGAGGTGAGCCAGGCGGCGCGGATGCCGGGGTAGCGGGCTACGAGCTGGAGGTGGGCCCGGCCATCGGCAGCCGCAGTTTTAGCGGAGGGCAGCTGAAGCAGCTGGCCGGGCTGGCCGGCAGTGAGGGCCGGCTTGTCTATGGCAGGGACGGGCATTTGCTGCTGCGCACCCGGACGGGGGTGCTGCTAGAGGCGGCAGCTGAGCTGGAAGAAGCCGGACTGCACATAAGCCTGCCCGGAGATTATGTGAAGGTGAAGACCTGCGGTTTCTGCGACATGCGGCGGAGTGACGCATTAAGCGCAGCGGTGCGCCTGCATAGATCCTTACACGGACACCCGGTACCCAGAGAGCTGCAGATCAGCGTGGCGGGCTGCGGCATGATCTGCAGCTCAGCTGTGCTGGAAGACATCGGGCTGGTCTACTCGCGGGGCAGCTATGAGCTGTATCTGGGCGGTAAGAGATCGGGCCGGGGTGCACATGCAGGTACGTTAGTCCGCGAGGGCATGAATGAAGATGAGGCAATAGCTGCTGTAACTGCGGCCGTAGAGCAGTATTCTGCGCAAGGCCGGGAGCAGGAGCGATTTCATGCCTTTTTTGCCCGGATGAACAGGATTGAAGAGAACACCAAGAATAATGACAGCACAGAAGGAGCACGCATAATGAGAACAGTACTGCTGGTTGGACACGGCAGCCGGGTCCAGGAAGGGAATGAGGAGCTGCTGCAGTTCACCAGCCTGCTTGCCGCGCGCAAGCCGGAGCTTAAATTTGAGACCTGCTTCATAGAGCTGGCTTCACCTTCTATTGCCGGCGGGATCGCCAAATGTGTAGAGGGCGATGCCACAGAAATTTATGTAGTGCCGATTATTCTGTTCGCAGCGGGGCATTCCAAGCTGGATATCCCTATGGCCATTGACGAGGCCAAGCTGCGGTATCCCGGGGTCAGATTTATTTACGGGCGTCCGCTGGGGGTGCAGGAGCGGGCTGTAGACATTGTACTGGACCGCATCAGGGAAGCTGAGCGGCTTATCCCCCTGCCGGAGCATAATAATGAGGCAGAACTGGTTGAACGGGCTATACAAGCTGAATCGGGTATGCCGGAAGCACCTTCCCCGGCTGTAGAGGATAAGGATACCATTGTGCTGCTGATGGGCCGCGGGGGCAGTGATCCGGATGCTAATAGTGATTTCTTCAAACTGACCCGGCTCCTATGGGAAAGAACATCTTATAAAAGCGTTGAAGCCTGCTTCATAGCAATTACGAATCCGCTGCTGCCGGAAGGGCTTGAACGCTGTCTGAAGCTGGGTGCGCGTAAGATTATTGTTGTGCCGTACCTGCTCTTCACCGGAGTGCTAATGAAGCAGTTCAGCGAAATAACAGCGCAATTTGCCGCAGACCATCCGGAAATAGAAGTGGCGGCCGGCCGCCAGCTGGGCGCCCATCCGCTGCTTATTGATATGCTGGCTGAGCGGGTTGAAGAGACGCTGGAGGGCCAGTCCTTCAGTAATTGCGACAACTGCAAATACCGTGACGAGGCGGCATTGCATCACCACCACCACCACCACCATCACCACCATGGTGAGGAGGAGCATGGGCACGGGCACCACGGGCATGGGCATCACGAGCATGGGCACCATGGGCATGGGCACCACGGGACCGGCGGGAGTGCCGGGCAAGCTGTACGGGAGACGGGAGACGCGGAAACAGCGGCTCCGGAGCAGGCCATCGCTCAGCGGCAGCCGCGATGA
- a CDS encoding ABC transporter ATP-binding protein, translating into MDQEYCLAFEGVEFRYPDTKEPALRELTVTFPKGRKTVLLGHNGSGKSTLFLHAVGILRPQQGRIVQGDRELSYSKKELAALRRSIGLVFQDPEQQLILSTPLEDVSFGLRGAGMDEAEIAARCRNIMKLLSLEELRDKPIHQLSLGQKKRTALAGVMAMEPELILLDEPTSYLDPLSEMQMLEGLEVIHAKGASLVMATHDMNLAYRWADWIIILDQGRCRAAGTPEEIFARREELQAIGLDLPLLADLWYSLPERLTAGQAAPRTAENFKAALQRLLD; encoded by the coding sequence ATGGACCAGGAATATTGTCTGGCTTTTGAAGGAGTAGAGTTTCGCTATCCGGACACTAAGGAGCCTGCGCTGCGTGAACTGACGGTCACTTTCCCAAAAGGCCGCAAAACAGTACTGCTTGGCCACAACGGCTCCGGCAAATCAACGCTCTTCCTGCATGCCGTAGGCATTCTGCGTCCGCAGCAGGGCAGGATTGTGCAGGGAGACAGGGAGCTGTCGTATTCCAAAAAAGAGCTGGCTGCCCTGCGGCGCAGTATAGGACTTGTCTTTCAGGACCCGGAGCAGCAGCTGATCCTGAGCACGCCGCTTGAGGATGTGTCATTCGGGCTGCGGGGTGCCGGGATGGATGAGGCTGAGATCGCTGCTCGCTGCCGCAATATTATGAAGCTGCTCAGCCTGGAAGAGCTTAGGGATAAACCGATTCACCAGCTCAGCCTGGGGCAGAAAAAGCGTACAGCGCTCGCCGGTGTAATGGCGATGGAGCCGGAGCTGATTCTGCTTGATGAGCCGACCTCCTATCTGGACCCGCTATCGGAGATGCAGATGCTGGAGGGGCTTGAGGTTATTCATGCCAAAGGTGCAAGCCTGGTCATGGCCACGCATGATATGAATCTGGCTTACCGCTGGGCAGACTGGATCATTATCCTGGATCAGGGGAGGTGCCGGGCGGCGGGGACGCCGGAGGAGATTTTTGCCCGGCGGGAGGAGCTGCAGGCCATTGGCCTTGATCTTCCGCTGCTGGCCGATCTGTGGTACAGCCTGCCTGAGCGGCTCACTGCCGGGCAGGCGGCTCCACGAACGGCAGAGAATTTCAAGGCTGCGCTGCAGCGGCTGCTGGATTAG
- the cbiQ gene encoding cobalt ECF transporter T component CbiQ codes for MIRRIDTLSYNNALRQLSPLWKSFFAALMFLLAYTVHPLLQLVITLWMMSWCILHAGIPVRAYGLLFGTALLFYVLSLPALLVEFGHPAAGAPGIFRLPGTGLPVYVTAAGLQRAGLLLARVAACMSCFFFLMLTTPFSELLQVLRRLRMPQIVLELMLIMYRFLFLLSDAAHGMMLSRRLRGGRRGYKARLHETAAMAGALFGNTMHRYYGLSQGLLARGFTDEIILPPYTARPVPRRYAARAYAGITVLLLAQLWLWRLG; via the coding sequence GTGATCAGACGAATTGACACTCTTTCGTATAACAATGCGCTGCGGCAGCTGTCTCCCCTGTGGAAAAGCTTCTTCGCGGCGCTGATGTTCCTGCTCGCTTATACAGTCCATCCGCTGCTGCAGCTTGTAATTACGCTCTGGATGATGTCCTGGTGCATTCTGCATGCCGGAATCCCTGTCCGCGCCTACGGGCTGCTCTTTGGTACGGCGCTGCTGTTCTATGTCCTGAGTCTCCCGGCACTGCTGGTAGAGTTCGGCCATCCGGCCGCGGGAGCACCGGGTATATTCCGGCTTCCGGGGACCGGCCTGCCAGTGTATGTCACAGCAGCAGGGCTGCAGCGGGCAGGCCTGCTGCTGGCGAGAGTCGCAGCCTGTATGAGCTGCTTCTTCTTCCTGATGCTCACCACGCCGTTCAGTGAGCTGCTGCAGGTGCTCCGCAGGCTGCGGATGCCGCAGATTGTGCTGGAGCTGATGCTGATCATGTACCGCTTCCTGTTCCTGCTAAGCGATGCGGCACACGGGATGATGCTCTCCCGGCGGCTGCGCGGCGGCCGCAGAGGATATAAGGCCAGACTGCACGAGACGGCAGCCATGGCGGGGGCGCTCTTCGGGAACACCATGCACCGGTATTACGGGCTGTCCCAGGGACTGCTGGCCCGCGGATTCACGGATGAGATTATTCTGCCGCCGTATACTGCACGCCCTGTGCCGCGGCGGTATGCTGCCCGGGCGTATGCCGGAATAACCGTGCTGCTGCTGGCACAGCTGTGGTTGTGGCGGCTTGGGTAG
- a CDS encoding energy-coupling factor ABC transporter substrate-binding protein: MNNKWKNGLMLLVVVLLCVLPLLFVEGEFGGADDAAEGAVTEIDPAYEPWFKPLTELPGETESMLFALQAALGAGVIGYSLGLLKGKHGLQKQKTPSDQTN, from the coding sequence ATGAACAATAAATGGAAGAATGGATTGATGCTGCTGGTTGTCGTCCTTCTCTGTGTCCTGCCGCTGCTGTTCGTAGAGGGTGAGTTCGGGGGAGCGGATGATGCCGCCGAAGGGGCCGTTACGGAGATTGATCCGGCCTATGAGCCCTGGTTCAAGCCGCTGACCGAGCTGCCCGGTGAGACAGAAAGTATGCTGTTCGCCCTGCAGGCGGCGCTCGGAGCCGGAGTGATCGGGTATTCGCTGGGGCTGCTGAAGGGCAAGCACGGCCTGCAGAAGCAGAAGACGCCAAGTGATCAGACGAATTGA
- a CDS encoding energy-coupling factor ABC transporter permease, with amino-acid sequence MKKRGFWSFAALVAGFTVYFMLNEPGTARAMHIMEGFLPVGWAVFWWAAFIPFFVLGIIRLRAMTRENPELKLLLGLAGAFTFVLSALKMPSVTGSSSHPTGTGLGAVMLGPLPMGVIGSVVLLFQALLLAHGGITTLGANAFSMAVAGPFAGYAVYKLIMRQPQREKLALFCAAAIADLMTYVVTSFQLAVAFPAEDGGVLASFVKFGGIFALTQIPLAISEGLLTVLLWNWLKSYSPNELSLLKRKVNGGNA; translated from the coding sequence ATGAAAAAACGCGGATTTTGGAGTTTTGCGGCACTGGTTGCCGGATTTACAGTGTATTTTATGCTGAATGAACCGGGGACAGCCCGGGCGATGCACATCATGGAAGGCTTCCTGCCGGTAGGCTGGGCGGTATTCTGGTGGGCGGCGTTTATCCCGTTTTTCGTGCTGGGCATTATCCGGCTCAGAGCAATGACCAGGGAGAACCCGGAGCTGAAGCTGCTCCTCGGGCTGGCCGGAGCGTTCACGTTCGTTCTCTCGGCGCTCAAAATGCCTTCCGTCACCGGAAGCAGCTCCCATCCAACCGGTACGGGACTTGGCGCTGTAATGCTGGGGCCGCTCCCGATGGGAGTTATCGGCTCGGTTGTTCTGTTGTTTCAGGCGCTGCTGCTGGCGCACGGGGGAATTACGACGCTCGGGGCGAATGCTTTCTCGATGGCGGTAGCGGGTCCTTTTGCCGGATATGCAGTGTACAAATTAATAATGAGACAGCCGCAGCGTGAAAAGCTGGCTTTGTTCTGCGCCGCCGCAATTGCCGACCTGATGACCTATGTCGTAACCTCCTTCCAGCTTGCGGTGGCTTTTCCGGCGGAGGATGGCGGAGTTCTGGCTTCTTTCGTGAAATTCGGGGGGATCTTTGCGCTCACGCAAATTCCGCTGGCCATCAGCGAAGGGCTGCTGACTGTGCTCCTGTGGAACTGGCTGAAATCATACAGCCCGAATGAACTGTCCCTGCTCAAGCGCAAAGTGAACGGAGGCAACGCCTAA
- a CDS encoding ArsR family transcriptional regulator: MKLDLTEQSLPVYEALSSAVRLQMLRLLADKPMNVKELAGALKLSSAIMTMHVRKLEAAGLVRSHMAPGKSGLQKICTLAADGAEIIFPGQARAQRRSYRKEIPVGHYSDFRIEPTCGLSTTEKVIGNFDDPRYFWDQERVNAGILWFGKGFVEYKIPNFLLSSQQPEELVITMEIASEAPSINNNWPSDISFTLNGRRLGFWTSPGDYGDSHGKYTPAWWPALTNQYGLLKQLRITPAGTFMDGQKLSEITLDQVGIREKQWTFRVAVEEDAEHIGGLTLFGKGFGNYNEDLVFELFYNDAADSPGNAGQPE, from the coding sequence ATGAAACTAGATTTAACCGAACAATCCTTGCCCGTATATGAGGCATTATCCAGTGCGGTACGCCTGCAGATGCTGCGCCTGCTGGCCGATAAACCAATGAATGTTAAGGAGCTGGCCGGAGCACTTAAGCTCAGCAGCGCTATTATGACCATGCATGTGCGCAAGCTTGAAGCCGCCGGGCTAGTCCGGAGCCATATGGCTCCGGGCAAGAGCGGGCTGCAGAAGATCTGTACGCTGGCTGCTGACGGGGCCGAGATTATCTTCCCCGGACAGGCACGGGCGCAGCGCCGGAGCTACCGCAAGGAGATTCCCGTAGGCCATTATTCCGATTTCCGGATTGAACCTACCTGCGGCCTGTCCACCACAGAGAAGGTGATCGGCAATTTCGATGATCCGCGGTATTTCTGGGACCAGGAACGCGTGAATGCAGGCATCCTCTGGTTCGGCAAAGGCTTCGTGGAATATAAAATCCCCAACTTCCTGCTCTCCAGCCAGCAGCCGGAAGAGCTGGTCATCACAATGGAGATCGCCTCAGAAGCTCCGTCTATCAATAACAACTGGCCTTCAGATATCTCCTTCACCCTGAACGGCCGGCGGCTCGGCTTCTGGACAAGCCCGGGCGACTACGGCGACAGCCACGGCAAATATACCCCGGCTTGGTGGCCTGCGCTCACCAACCAGTACGGTCTGCTCAAGCAGCTGCGGATTACACCGGCCGGCACCTTCATGGACGGGCAGAAGCTCTCAGAGATCACGCTGGACCAGGTAGGCATCCGCGAGAAACAGTGGACCTTCAGGGTGGCCGTTGAAGAGGATGCAGAGCATATTGGAGGTCTTACCCTGTTTGGCAAAGGCTTCGGCAATTATAACGAGGATCTGGTCTTTGAGCTCTTTTATAATGATGCTGCCGATTCCCCGGGAAATGCCGGCCAGCCGGAATAA
- a CDS encoding DUF6171 family protein, with amino-acid sequence MTAASACKGCREEYKVTEAQIARILASSMFNPDNTASDEVYAGRIALCGTCPKLQDGVTCTACGCIIPVVARLKARGCPLPGGGLWQPVAE; translated from the coding sequence ATGACAGCAGCTTCAGCCTGCAAAGGATGCCGGGAGGAATACAAGGTAACGGAAGCGCAGATTGCCCGTATTCTGGCTTCCTCCATGTTCAATCCGGATAATACGGCTTCGGATGAGGTTTATGCGGGCCGGATTGCCCTGTGCGGAACTTGCCCCAAGCTGCAGGACGGGGTGACCTGCACCGCCTGCGGCTGCATCATTCCGGTTGTGGCCCGGCTGAAGGCGCGCGGCTGTCCGCTTCCGGGCGGCGGCCTGTGGCAGCCGGTGGCGGAATAA